Proteins from a genomic interval of Kitasatospora herbaricolor:
- a CDS encoding carbohydrate ABC transporter permease, whose translation MSTTTPSHRRDATTRRAADPTGDAPRGHRTQAQSGRSARTLRAGPGRPRSRRIAYLYLAPALALYTAFVVLPWLHTMWLSFFEWDGVTVGTWAGLANYREVLTDPALRSSIVHALGFIGFYSLLPIALGLLLAAVIGGRGGRRYPVSRTVLFLPQIIPLVAVGVTWKWMYSTDGIVNQVLRAVGLGSITRAWLGDFTWAYVAVGLVGTWVMLGLCLIVFQAGIQKIDSSLYEAARLDGAGPVQEFFAVTLPGLRAEIGVALTITVISALASFDVVYVTTGGGPGDSTTVPGVLIYRLAFTNGEVGAACALAVVLSALIALIVLAISRITREKT comes from the coding sequence GTGAGCACCACCACCCCCTCCCACCGGCGCGACGCCACCACCCGGCGCGCGGCCGACCCGACAGGGGACGCACCGCGCGGTCACCGGACGCAGGCCCAGAGCGGCCGGTCGGCGCGCACCTTGCGCGCAGGCCCGGGCCGGCCCCGATCCCGCCGCATCGCCTACCTGTACCTCGCGCCGGCGCTCGCCCTGTACACCGCCTTCGTCGTGCTGCCATGGCTGCACACCATGTGGCTCTCCTTCTTCGAGTGGGACGGCGTCACAGTCGGCACCTGGGCCGGCCTCGCCAACTACCGCGAGGTACTGACCGACCCGGCCCTGCGCTCCTCGATCGTGCACGCGCTCGGCTTCATCGGCTTCTACTCGCTGCTGCCGATCGCGCTGGGCCTGCTCCTCGCCGCCGTCATCGGCGGCCGGGGCGGGCGCCGCTACCCCGTCAGCCGCACCGTCCTGTTCCTGCCGCAGATCATCCCGCTGGTCGCCGTCGGCGTCACCTGGAAGTGGATGTACTCCACCGACGGCATCGTCAACCAGGTACTGCGCGCCGTCGGCCTCGGCTCGATCACCCGCGCCTGGCTCGGCGACTTCACCTGGGCCTACGTCGCCGTCGGCCTGGTCGGCACCTGGGTGATGCTCGGCCTGTGCCTGATCGTCTTCCAGGCCGGAATCCAGAAGATCGACAGCAGCCTGTACGAGGCCGCCCGCCTCGACGGCGCAGGCCCCGTCCAGGAGTTCTTCGCCGTCACCCTGCCGGGGCTGCGCGCCGAGATCGGCGTCGCCCTGACCATCACCGTCATCTCCGCGCTCGCCAGCTTCGACGTCGTCTACGTCACCACCGGCGGCGGACCGGGCGACTCCACCACCGTTCCCGGTGTGCTCATCTACCGGCTCGCCTTCACCAACGGCGAGGTCGGGGCCGCCTGCGCCCTGGCCGTGGTACTCAGCGCACTGATCGCCCTGATCGTCCTCGCGATCAGCCGCATCACCCGGGAGAAGACATGA
- a CDS encoding maleylpyruvate isomerase family mycothiol-dependent enzyme, producing MEKNLEFPDLLRLIDERSTAFRAVVAAAPGLDAQVPSCPGWTLFDLVKHLGGGDRFWAAIVGAGPADAPPAEAVAARAALEVPQEREALLAWLDASTQLLLGALREAGPESGCWTWWPASQSPQTAGGTARHRVQETAVHTYDAQLAGGSPQPLPVELALDGVEEFLFTVCATPSAWPHKPTAFDFHAAEGRSWRLTVDGDGARITSIPAPTAATGEDSDAAGASVHGTASELVLYLYDRIQADSLHVDGDPGLLDLLRAWEPEEK from the coding sequence GTGGAAAAGAATCTTGAGTTCCCTGACCTGTTGCGACTGATCGATGAACGGTCGACGGCCTTCCGCGCCGTGGTCGCCGCCGCGCCCGGTCTCGACGCGCAGGTGCCGTCCTGCCCCGGGTGGACGCTGTTCGATCTGGTGAAGCACCTGGGTGGGGGGGACCGTTTCTGGGCCGCCATCGTCGGCGCGGGGCCTGCCGACGCTCCCCCGGCCGAGGCCGTCGCCGCGCGTGCCGCGCTGGAAGTGCCGCAGGAGCGTGAGGCCCTGCTGGCCTGGCTGGACGCGTCGACGCAGCTTCTGCTGGGCGCCCTGCGCGAGGCGGGACCGGAGAGCGGTTGCTGGACGTGGTGGCCCGCGTCGCAGTCACCGCAGACCGCCGGCGGCACCGCCCGGCACCGGGTCCAGGAGACCGCGGTGCACACCTACGACGCCCAGCTCGCCGGGGGCTCCCCGCAGCCGCTGCCGGTCGAGCTGGCACTCGACGGTGTGGAGGAGTTCCTGTTCACCGTCTGCGCAACGCCGAGTGCCTGGCCGCACAAGCCCACGGCCTTCGACTTCCACGCCGCCGAGGGCCGCTCCTGGCGCCTCACCGTCGACGGCGACGGCGCACGCATCACCAGCATTCCCGCGCCCACCGCCGCGACCGGCGAAGACTCGGACGCAGCCGGCGCCTCCGTCCACGGTACGGCCAGTGAGCTGGTCCTCTACCTGTACGACCGGATCCAGGCCGACTCCTTGCACGTTGACGGAGACCCAGGGCTGCTCGACCTGCTCCGCGCCTGGGAGCCGGAGGAGAAGTAG
- a CDS encoding MOSC domain-containing protein: MPGQVTAVSRNEGYSFSKPNRDSVRLLTGLGVEGDVHAGETIRHQFRMTYEPNLPNLRQVHLMHEELFDELALKGFRVSAGQLGENITTRGMDLLGLPTGALLHLGERAVLEVTGLRNPCAKINDFRKGLLGEVFAMEPLSGEFTFKCGVMAVVRRGGTVRPGDSIQVELPPPPHRPLERV, from the coding sequence ATGCCTGGTCAGGTGACCGCAGTGAGCCGTAACGAGGGGTACTCGTTCAGCAAGCCCAATCGCGATTCCGTCAGGCTGCTCACTGGGCTCGGAGTGGAAGGAGACGTTCACGCAGGTGAGACGATCCGCCACCAGTTCCGCATGACCTACGAGCCGAACCTGCCCAACCTGCGCCAGGTCCACCTGATGCACGAGGAACTCTTCGACGAACTCGCGCTCAAGGGCTTCAGGGTCTCTGCGGGCCAGCTCGGCGAGAACATCACCACGCGTGGGATGGACCTGTTGGGCCTGCCCACCGGTGCCCTGCTCCATCTGGGGGAGCGGGCGGTGCTTGAGGTGACCGGACTGCGTAACCCGTGTGCCAAGATCAACGACTTCCGCAAGGGGCTGCTCGGTGAGGTCTTCGCCATGGAACCCTTGTCCGGCGAGTTCACGTTCAAGTGCGGCGTCATGGCTGTGGTCCGCCGTGGAGGGACCGTCCGCCCCGGCGATTCCATCCAGGTCGAGCTCCCGCCACCCCCTCACCGCCCGCTGGAACGGGTCTAG
- a CDS encoding AI-2E family transporter: MAAEGTPDHGTPPGEPPDRARAGAAARRDGASADAPGAVPDRARPDRPDGPDNPNGPDDGSPPYALLPRPVRAAAAWSAAVILFITVAVLFVFAVVELRAATVPLILALLGTALLYPVMPWLTRRGLGRSGAAALTCVVLVLAVGGALALLVNSLSHSAGQIGSALQDAGSRLADWLGPTGQKIEQALQSAPGEGSSLVSSLAGGLLSGLGVAVQLLTGAILSLALVFFFLRDGHRAGDSIRSFLPAHRADTVIACGQEAFAATAGFMRGTTVIALIDAFFITVGLVILGVPGAPGLGALVFMGAYIPYVGAFLSGTVAVLVALADGGLATALWALGVVLAVQALEGYILQPLIQSRTVQLHPATIMVVVIAGGGVAGVIGALLAVPISAAVLGIISVLRGTGGPATDRLSVGGSGNGGSGNDGSGSGETGSGEAGTGGPGSGRPGDSGTGEGV; this comes from the coding sequence CCCGCCGCGACGGAGCGAGCGCCGACGCGCCCGGCGCCGTCCCTGACCGCGCCCGGCCGGACAGGCCGGACGGCCCGGACAATCCGAACGGGCCCGATGACGGCAGCCCTCCGTACGCCCTGCTGCCCCGGCCGGTCCGCGCCGCCGCGGCCTGGTCGGCGGCGGTCATCCTCTTCATCACCGTCGCCGTCCTGTTCGTCTTCGCCGTCGTCGAACTGCGCGCCGCGACCGTCCCGCTGATCCTGGCGCTGCTCGGCACCGCACTGCTCTACCCCGTGATGCCCTGGCTGACCCGACGGGGGCTCGGCCGCAGCGGGGCCGCCGCCCTCACCTGCGTGGTACTCGTCCTGGCGGTCGGCGGCGCGCTGGCCCTGCTGGTGAACTCGCTCTCCCACAGCGCCGGGCAGATCGGCTCGGCGCTGCAGGACGCCGGCAGCCGGCTGGCGGACTGGCTGGGCCCGACCGGCCAGAAGATCGAACAGGCCCTGCAGAGCGCCCCGGGCGAGGGCAGCTCGCTGGTGAGCTCGCTGGCCGGCGGCCTGCTCTCCGGACTCGGTGTCGCCGTCCAGCTGCTGACCGGGGCGATCCTCTCGCTGGCCCTGGTCTTCTTCTTCCTCCGGGACGGTCACCGCGCCGGCGACAGCATCCGGTCCTTCCTGCCCGCGCACCGGGCCGACACCGTCATCGCCTGCGGGCAGGAGGCCTTCGCCGCGACGGCGGGCTTCATGCGCGGCACCACCGTGATCGCCCTGATCGACGCCTTCTTCATCACCGTCGGCCTGGTGATCCTGGGGGTGCCGGGCGCTCCGGGCCTCGGCGCCCTGGTCTTCATGGGCGCCTACATCCCGTACGTCGGAGCCTTCCTCTCGGGCACCGTCGCCGTACTGGTCGCCCTGGCGGACGGCGGGCTGGCCACGGCGCTCTGGGCGCTCGGCGTGGTCCTGGCCGTACAGGCGCTCGAAGGCTACATCCTCCAACCGCTGATCCAGAGCCGGACCGTCCAGCTCCACCCGGCCACCATCATGGTGGTGGTCATCGCCGGCGGGGGAGTCGCGGGCGTGATCGGAGCCCTGCTGGCCGTCCCGATCAGCGCCGCCGTGCTCGGCATCATCTCCGTGCTGCGCGGCACCGGGGGCCCGGCGACCGACCGCCTCTCCGTCGGCGGGTCCGGGAACGGCGGGTCCGGGAACGACGGATCCGGCTCTGGTGAGACCGGCTCTGGTGAGGCCGGTACCGGCGGGCCCGGTTCCGGACGCCCCGGAGATTCCGGTACGGGCGAAGGCGTCTGA
- a CDS encoding Gfo/Idh/MocA family protein, whose protein sequence is MSHALTPDAAPTPAPPLRLILVGAGGRGTTYATYAATTGRARIVAIAEPDVARATAARERHPGAEVFDDWRALAEQAPEADAVLITTQDVEHVEPAVRFAELGYHILLEKPMATSEEDARQISDAVAKAGVMLAVCHVLRYTPYTTGVKEIVDSGRLGDIVSVEHLEPVGWWHQAHSYVRGNWRREDQASPMLLAKSSHDLDWISYIIGAPVRKVSSFGSLMHFRPENRPAEAADNCLDCPVESTCPYSAKRLYLGCLGDADRERWPLNAVTEARTPDGIEQALREGPYGRCVYACDNDVVDHQVVNLEYEGGATASFTMTAFTPFTHRKTRIFGTLGSLDGDGVHATVTDFVTGREETLLLGVDGPDAGSGHGGGDERLVDAFLDALTSGDPAHILSDPVTSLESHLVAWAAERARRTDTVQALAN, encoded by the coding sequence ATGAGCCATGCCCTCACACCCGACGCGGCCCCCACCCCCGCTCCACCACTGCGCCTGATCCTGGTGGGAGCCGGCGGACGCGGCACCACCTACGCCACCTACGCCGCCACCACCGGCCGTGCCAGGATCGTCGCGATCGCCGAGCCCGACGTCGCCCGGGCCACCGCCGCGCGGGAGCGCCACCCGGGCGCCGAGGTCTTCGACGACTGGCGCGCCCTCGCGGAGCAGGCACCCGAGGCCGACGCGGTTCTGATCACCACACAGGACGTCGAGCACGTCGAGCCGGCCGTGCGCTTCGCCGAACTCGGATACCACATCCTGCTGGAGAAGCCGATGGCCACCAGCGAGGAGGACGCCCGGCAGATCTCCGACGCCGTGGCCAAGGCCGGCGTCATGCTCGCCGTCTGCCACGTCCTGCGCTACACCCCCTACACCACCGGGGTGAAGGAGATCGTCGACTCCGGACGGCTCGGCGACATCGTCAGCGTCGAGCACCTGGAGCCGGTCGGCTGGTGGCACCAGGCCCATTCCTACGTCCGCGGCAACTGGCGGCGCGAGGACCAGGCCAGCCCGATGCTGCTCGCCAAGTCGTCCCACGACCTGGACTGGATCTCCTACATCATCGGTGCGCCGGTGCGGAAGGTGTCCTCCTTCGGCTCCCTCATGCACTTCCGCCCCGAGAACCGCCCCGCCGAAGCGGCCGACAACTGCCTGGACTGCCCGGTCGAATCCACCTGCCCCTACTCCGCGAAGCGCCTCTACCTCGGCTGCCTCGGTGACGCGGACCGGGAACGCTGGCCGCTGAACGCCGTCACCGAGGCCCGCACCCCCGACGGCATCGAGCAGGCACTGCGCGAGGGACCGTACGGACGCTGCGTCTACGCCTGCGACAACGACGTCGTCGACCACCAGGTCGTCAACCTCGAATACGAGGGCGGAGCCACAGCCTCCTTCACCATGACCGCCTTCACCCCGTTCACCCACCGCAAGACCCGCATCTTCGGCACCCTGGGCAGCCTCGACGGTGACGGCGTCCACGCCACCGTCACCGACTTCGTCACCGGCCGGGAGGAGACCCTGCTCCTGGGCGTGGACGGCCCCGACGCCGGAAGCGGGCACGGAGGCGGCGACGAACGCCTGGTCGACGCCTTCCTCGACGCCCTGACCAGCGGCGACCCCGCCCACATCCTCTCCGACCCGGTCACCAGCCTGGAGAGCCACCTCGTCGCCTGGGCCGCCGAACGCGCCCGCCGCACCGACACCGTCCAGGCGCTCGCGAACTAG
- a CDS encoding carbohydrate ABC transporter permease: protein MNRRFEGLAGRAVMAAFTLAVIVPFAGIVLAALNPPGTVVDGLHWPEHPTLDSFGRAWSDAGFGQLLRNSAVVALGVVPIALVCASLAGYAFATMEFRGRKVLFGFLLLGLALPYEAAVVPLYYDLRAFGLTDTPLALILALVGLFMPFGAFWMREQFLALPKEMTEAAAVDGAGSWTVLWKVLLPCAKPALITLGLLYFLWAWNQFLLALILIQDPRGRTAPAGLGFFVGAHNIDVPLLSAATLIVIAPVVAVYLFFQRHFIAGMLSGAVKG from the coding sequence ATGAACCGCCGCTTCGAAGGCCTCGCCGGCCGCGCCGTGATGGCCGCCTTCACCCTGGCCGTCATCGTCCCGTTCGCCGGCATCGTCCTCGCCGCCCTCAACCCGCCCGGCACCGTCGTCGACGGACTCCACTGGCCCGAACACCCCACCCTGGACAGCTTCGGCCGGGCCTGGTCCGACGCCGGCTTCGGCCAGCTGCTGCGCAACAGTGCCGTCGTCGCCCTCGGCGTCGTCCCCATCGCGCTGGTCTGCGCCTCACTCGCCGGGTACGCCTTCGCCACCATGGAGTTCCGCGGCCGCAAGGTGCTCTTCGGCTTCCTGCTGCTGGGCCTGGCCCTGCCCTACGAAGCCGCCGTCGTCCCCCTGTACTACGACCTGCGCGCATTCGGCCTCACCGACACCCCGCTCGCCCTGATCCTCGCCCTGGTCGGCCTGTTCATGCCGTTCGGAGCGTTCTGGATGCGTGAGCAGTTCCTCGCCCTGCCCAAGGAGATGACCGAGGCGGCCGCCGTCGACGGCGCCGGCAGCTGGACGGTGCTGTGGAAGGTCCTGCTGCCCTGCGCCAAGCCCGCACTGATCACCCTCGGCCTGCTCTACTTCCTGTGGGCCTGGAACCAGTTCCTGCTCGCCCTCATCCTCATCCAGGACCCCCGCGGGCGCACCGCCCCCGCCGGGCTCGGCTTCTTCGTCGGCGCCCACAACATCGACGTCCCCCTGCTGTCCGCAGCCACGCTGATCGTCATCGCCCCGGTCGTCGCCGTCTACCTCTTCTTCCAGCGGCACTTCATCGCCGGCATGCTCTCCGGCGCCGTCAAGGGCTGA
- a CDS encoding ABC transporter substrate-binding protein yields MSARFPRRTAAMCALLVAATGLTACNGLTPGGGTKSAAPSGPVSTALPTGNATLTVVSSENAGTTKALAEAFHAKHPNITVDFQYTGPDDYDKSLNLKLSSDDAPDLALLNKLGTTVKGNLIRDLDPYTQAYGWDTKYPSSQLDQWRASDDGKQLGAGHLWAAPAGFSVVGVYYNKEIAAKLGIGVPKTRAEFEAALAKAKAAGELPVQLGNLQGHSSFVVQSIVDSVDGAAKTSDWVNGKQGSTVDTRGGADAATTLSDWAKKGYLPEGANGTDLPGSVAAFTKGSGLFLFDGSWDAQVIDKAAPGKVGFLPFPGADAASKATGIGTSVAYAIPAKSKNPDLAAAFLDFMNTPEAAQIQFSTGFLPVAHADQVKAPEGNVMNEVTAAWGKVNTDNGLVNFFANTDATMNDTLTSQGQQLIGGKTTPDAYLAALQADWLKGHQ; encoded by the coding sequence ATGTCCGCAAGATTCCCCCGCCGCACCGCGGCGATGTGCGCCCTGCTGGTTGCCGCCACCGGCCTGACCGCCTGCAACGGCCTGACGCCCGGCGGCGGAACAAAGAGCGCGGCTCCCTCCGGCCCGGTCTCCACCGCGCTTCCCACCGGCAATGCCACGCTGACCGTCGTGAGCTCCGAGAACGCGGGCACGACCAAGGCCCTGGCCGAGGCCTTCCACGCCAAGCACCCGAACATCACGGTGGACTTCCAGTACACCGGCCCCGACGACTACGACAAGAGCCTCAACCTCAAGCTCTCCTCGGACGACGCCCCGGACCTGGCGCTGCTGAACAAGCTCGGCACCACCGTCAAGGGCAACCTCATCCGCGACCTGGACCCCTACACCCAGGCCTACGGCTGGGACACCAAGTACCCCAGCAGTCAGCTCGACCAGTGGCGCGCCTCGGACGACGGCAAGCAGCTGGGCGCCGGCCACCTGTGGGCCGCGCCGGCCGGGTTCTCGGTGGTCGGCGTCTACTACAACAAGGAGATCGCCGCCAAGCTCGGCATCGGCGTGCCGAAGACCCGGGCGGAGTTCGAGGCGGCACTCGCCAAGGCGAAGGCCGCGGGCGAGCTCCCGGTGCAGCTCGGCAACCTGCAGGGCCACTCCTCCTTCGTCGTCCAGTCGATCGTCGACTCCGTCGACGGCGCGGCGAAGACCAGCGACTGGGTCAACGGCAAGCAGGGCTCGACCGTCGACACCCGCGGCGGCGCGGACGCGGCGACCACCCTCTCCGACTGGGCGAAGAAGGGCTACCTGCCCGAGGGCGCCAACGGCACCGACCTGCCGGGCTCGGTCGCCGCCTTCACCAAGGGCTCCGGGCTGTTCCTGTTCGACGGCAGCTGGGACGCACAGGTCATCGACAAGGCCGCACCCGGAAAGGTGGGTTTCCTGCCCTTCCCCGGCGCCGACGCCGCCTCCAAGGCCACCGGCATCGGCACCTCCGTCGCCTACGCCATCCCCGCCAAGTCCAAGAACCCCGACCTGGCGGCGGCCTTCCTCGACTTCATGAACACCCCCGAGGCCGCGCAGATCCAGTTCTCCACCGGCTTCCTGCCCGTCGCCCACGCCGACCAGGTCAAGGCCCCCGAGGGCAACGTGATGAACGAGGTCACGGCCGCCTGGGGCAAGGTCAACACGGACAACGGCCTGGTGAACTTCTTCGCCAACACCGACGCCACCATGAACGACACCCTCACCTCCCAGGGCCAGCAGCTCATCGGCGGCAAGACCACCCCGGACGCCTACCTCGCCGCACTCCAGGCCGACTGGCTCAAGGGGCACCAGTGA
- the pip gene encoding prolyl aminopeptidase — protein sequence MDPHQPTPGHAPPTEPFPPIEPYAHGLLEAGDGQQVYWEACGNPQGKPALVVHGGPGSGCKPGNRQLFDPARYRVVLFDQRGCGRSLPHAADPATSLEHNTTEHLIADMERLREHLGIDRWLLYGGSWGSTLILAYAERHPERVSEIVVNGVTMTRPEETEWLYRGVGRFLPGPWEAFRDALPEPERHGDLVAAYNRRLNDPDAATRTAAARDWAAWEDAVIAHEVLGKPGQYSDRPSEALQAFVRITAHYFAHDAWLEDGALLRDAHRLSGIPGTLIHGRLDLGSPLRTAWQLAAAWPDAELVIVEDSGHTGSPALRRAVLAAIARYAGRP from the coding sequence GTGGACCCACACCAGCCCACCCCCGGGCACGCGCCGCCCACCGAGCCCTTCCCCCCGATCGAGCCCTACGCGCACGGACTCCTGGAGGCCGGCGACGGCCAGCAGGTCTACTGGGAGGCCTGCGGCAACCCGCAAGGCAAGCCCGCCCTGGTGGTGCACGGCGGCCCCGGCTCCGGCTGCAAACCCGGCAACCGGCAGCTCTTCGACCCGGCCCGCTACCGGGTGGTCCTCTTCGACCAGCGCGGCTGCGGCCGAAGCCTCCCGCACGCCGCCGACCCGGCAACCAGCCTGGAGCACAACACCACCGAGCACCTGATCGCCGACATGGAACGCCTGCGCGAACACCTCGGCATCGACCGCTGGCTGCTGTACGGCGGCTCCTGGGGCTCCACCCTGATCCTCGCCTACGCCGAGCGCCACCCCGAGCGGGTCTCCGAGATCGTCGTCAACGGCGTCACCATGACCCGTCCGGAGGAGACCGAATGGCTCTACCGCGGCGTCGGCCGATTCCTGCCCGGCCCCTGGGAGGCCTTCCGGGACGCCCTGCCCGAACCGGAGCGCCACGGCGACCTGGTGGCCGCCTACAACCGCCGGCTGAACGACCCGGACGCCGCCACCCGGACGGCGGCGGCCCGCGACTGGGCCGCCTGGGAGGACGCCGTCATCGCCCACGAGGTGCTCGGCAAACCCGGCCAGTACAGCGACCGCCCCAGCGAGGCACTCCAGGCCTTCGTCCGGATCACCGCCCACTACTTCGCCCACGACGCCTGGCTGGAGGACGGCGCGCTGCTCCGCGACGCCCACCGGCTGTCCGGCATCCCGGGCACCCTGATCCACGGCCGCCTCGACCTGGGCTCCCCGCTGCGGACGGCCTGGCAACTGGCCGCGGCCTGGCCGGACGCCGAACTCGTGATCGTCGAGGACTCCGGCCACACCGGAAGCCCCGCGCTGCGCCGGGCCGTGCTGGCCGCGATCGCCCGGTACGCCGGGCGTCCCTGA
- a CDS encoding ROK family transcriptional regulator — MNGTGLTGGDPALLRRLNVEAVLRVLRNAEPMTLTQIGRAASLSRQTVDVVIAELDEAGWIEEVAPERSIGRPARRYRFRAEAGHVLGIDVGVASARMVLADLDGTVLASRRTEIAPGLGGPGRTQRMHDCAAAFLAEHPGARLRGLCLGVPAIVDAHGRIRLSTPLPEWSGTDLATIAGTWFGCPAHVENDANLAALAEHWRGAARNADDFIQLIAGKRSGAGMMLGGRLHRGRGGAAGEIGALAVLGWEGDAMNDVRAAPDPAQIFADAAAGDTTAAARVDRFARVLAQGIAAMVLTVNPDLVVIGGGLSQAGEALAGPVRSHLDKLCLDPPQVAASTLGTEAVALGAARLALEHLNVELFGMQISPGAGSSRQSGTPVTGRPLNAGAFEPPMPHLPR, encoded by the coding sequence GTGAACGGCACTGGCCTCACCGGCGGTGATCCCGCCCTGCTGCGGCGGTTGAACGTCGAAGCCGTCCTGCGCGTGCTGCGCAACGCCGAGCCGATGACGCTCACCCAGATCGGGCGGGCGGCTTCGCTGTCCCGGCAGACCGTGGACGTCGTGATCGCCGAGCTCGACGAGGCGGGCTGGATCGAGGAGGTCGCCCCCGAGCGGAGCATCGGCCGTCCGGCGCGCCGCTACCGCTTCCGCGCCGAGGCCGGCCACGTACTGGGCATCGACGTCGGCGTCGCGAGCGCCCGCATGGTCCTGGCCGACCTCGACGGCACCGTGCTCGCATCCCGCAGGACAGAGATCGCCCCGGGCCTCGGTGGCCCGGGGCGCACGCAGCGCATGCACGACTGCGCCGCCGCCTTCCTCGCCGAGCACCCCGGCGCCCGGCTGCGCGGGCTGTGCCTCGGTGTGCCCGCCATCGTCGACGCGCACGGCCGCATCCGCCTGTCCACCCCGCTCCCCGAGTGGAGCGGCACCGACCTCGCCACCATCGCGGGCACCTGGTTCGGCTGCCCCGCCCACGTCGAGAACGACGCCAACCTGGCCGCCCTCGCCGAGCACTGGCGCGGCGCCGCCCGCAACGCCGACGACTTCATCCAGCTCATCGCCGGCAAACGCTCCGGTGCGGGCATGATGCTCGGCGGACGCCTGCACCGCGGCCGGGGCGGCGCGGCCGGAGAGATCGGCGCCCTCGCCGTCCTCGGCTGGGAGGGCGACGCCATGAACGACGTGCGCGCCGCGCCCGACCCCGCGCAGATCTTCGCCGACGCGGCCGCCGGTGACACCACCGCCGCTGCCCGTGTCGACCGTTTCGCCCGCGTCCTCGCCCAGGGCATCGCCGCCATGGTCCTGACCGTCAACCCCGACCTCGTCGTCATCGGCGGCGGCCTCTCCCAGGCCGGCGAGGCACTCGCCGGGCCGGTGCGCAGCCACCTCGACAAGCTCTGCCTCGACCCGCCGCAGGTGGCCGCCTCCACGCTCGGCACCGAAGCGGTCGCCCTCGGCGCCGCACGGCTGGCCCTGGAACACCTCAATGTCGAACTGTTCGGCATGCAGATCTCTCCCGGGGCCGGCTCCTCGCGTCAGTCCGGGACCCCGGTCACAGGCCGCCCGCTCAATGCCGGGGCATTCGAGCCGCCCATGCCGCACCTCCCGCGCTGA
- a CDS encoding phage tail protein, translating to MTYTVDFVTVSTVGLESSPVADALAGLRANEARYFKNKYDHVFTVEPAGEAKAAVDWVHRILKEERDIVISSRPLEATAFQVEDIRMAYVFYESGLSVNVMYTVDDAKKRAVGFKLSEGMDVPEELASRFKFARQKSKLAGTIRGSYFVVKNEY from the coding sequence ATGACCTACACCGTGGATTTCGTCACCGTCTCGACCGTCGGTCTGGAGTCGTCGCCGGTCGCGGACGCGCTCGCCGGTCTGCGGGCGAACGAGGCCCGCTACTTCAAGAACAAGTACGACCACGTCTTCACGGTGGAGCCGGCGGGCGAGGCGAAGGCGGCCGTCGACTGGGTGCACCGGATCCTCAAGGAGGAACGGGACATCGTCATCTCCTCCCGGCCGCTGGAAGCCACGGCCTTCCAGGTCGAGGACATCCGGATGGCCTACGTCTTCTACGAGAGCGGCCTGTCGGTCAACGTGATGTACACCGTCGACGACGCCAAGAAGCGGGCCGTCGGGTTCAAGCTGTCCGAGGGGATGGACGTCCCGGAGGAGCTCGCCTCCCGGTTCAAGTTCGCACGCCAGAAGTCGAAGCTCGCCGGCACCATCCGCGGTTCGTACTTCGTCGTCAAGAACGAGTACTGA
- a CDS encoding flavodoxin family protein, which produces MAATTPTSYADLSALVINCTLKRSPERSHTQGLIDVSLGIMERQGVTTNVLRAVDLDIATGVWPDMTEHGWETDEWPVIYSQVMAADILVLAGPVWLGDNSSVMKQVIERLYACSSILNSEGQYAYYGRTGGCLITGNEDGAKHCAMNVLYSLQHLGYVIPPQADAGWVGEAGPGPSYLDEGSGGPENDFTNRNTTFMTWNLLHMARMLKDAGGIPAHGNQRSEWDAGCRFDFENPEHR; this is translated from the coding sequence ATGGCAGCCACCACCCCGACGTCCTACGCCGACCTGAGCGCCCTCGTCATCAACTGCACGCTCAAGCGCTCGCCGGAGCGCAGCCACACGCAGGGGCTCATCGACGTCAGCCTCGGCATCATGGAGCGCCAGGGCGTGACGACCAACGTGCTCCGGGCCGTCGACCTCGACATCGCCACCGGCGTCTGGCCGGACATGACCGAGCACGGCTGGGAGACCGACGAGTGGCCGGTGATCTACTCGCAGGTGATGGCCGCGGACATCCTCGTCCTGGCCGGCCCGGTCTGGTTGGGTGACAACTCCTCGGTGATGAAGCAGGTGATCGAGCGGCTGTACGCGTGCTCGTCGATCCTCAACTCCGAGGGCCAGTACGCGTACTACGGCCGGACGGGTGGTTGTCTGATCACGGGCAACGAGGACGGTGCGAAGCACTGTGCGATGAACGTGCTGTACAGCCTGCAGCACCTGGGGTACGTGATCCCGCCGCAGGCGGACGCGGGGTGGGTGGGGGAGGCGGGGCCGGGGCCGTCGTACCTGGACGAAGGGTCGGGCGGTCCGGAGAACGACTTCACCAACCGGAACACGACTTTCATGACGTGGAACCTGTTGCACATGGCGCGGATGCTGAAGGACGCCGGCGGTATCCCGGCGCACGGCAACCAGCGCTCGGAGTGGGACGCGGGGTGCCGCTTCGACTTCGAGAACCCCGAGCACCGGTGA